Proteins from a single region of Rhipicephalus sanguineus isolate Rsan-2018 chromosome 5, BIME_Rsan_1.4, whole genome shotgun sequence:
- the LOC119394158 gene encoding insulin-like growth factor-binding protein complex acid labile subunit → MVPQRTYTVLLLTLFVSSVRCSSPIGFFSSNGSQVQAEAHRTNDTIRPDLPITTPTDLCRLHSCGCYTEAVPKTIDCSYKHIASLNRVAVPNHVIEINLAGNDLKSVLDTYFYTAPGVHVLDLSHNHIQFIAFTALQMFGELNRLTLSHNRLASLEEEVFSHLGKLQSLDLSHNRLTTLYPRIFDHLGNLTELNLAYNSLAEFNGNALAQLTSLNKLILQSTALKELRQTDFDGLTNLKWLDLSGNGFEEVPFKGLHRLSLLRHLDLSRNPITAIKPYSFYNLTSLRSLFLKYMVDLTTIEAHAFSDVTSLKSIDLSFCHRLSIIDRRAFTYNDSDAKIDLDEFYARQTGLKTLPATLLRWEYVTKVDFAENDWKCDCKLEWMPHVVKRDVIDAKLRCGSPKELEGRLIAKLSSADMPCAESVAVEHPGWQEINVAMRVALGLLITVSVVLAIIIATLLYFKIRAKPHVYLSLKQRFGYSAEE, encoded by the exons ATGGTTCCCCAAAGAACATATACAGTGCTGCTGCTAACACTGTTTGTCAGCAGTGTAAGGTGCAGCTCGCCCATTGGTTTCTTCTCTAGTAACGGCAGCCAAGTCCAAGCTGAAGCTCACAGAACGAACGACACCATTCGGCCTGATCTTCCAATAACCACTCCGACAGATCTATGTCGGCTTCACAGTTGTGGCTGCTACACTGAAGCCGTGCCAAAAACAATCGACTGCTCCTACAAGCACATCGCCTCTCTGAACAGGGTAGCCGTACCCAACCACGTCATCGAGATCAACCTGGCAGGAAACGACCTCAAGAGCGTGTTGGACACTTATTTCTACACGGCGCCTGGCGTTCACGTGCTCGACTTGTCCCATAACCATATACAGTTCATCGCATTCACGGCCTTGCAGATGTTCGGCGAACTGAACCGACTCACACTGTCCCACAATCGCCTCGCGTCTCTCGAGGAAGAGGTCTTCTCTCATCTCGGGAAGCTCCAGTCCCTCGACCTCAGCCACAACAGATTGACGACGCTGTATCCTAGGATCTTCGACCATCTCGGCAACCTCACCGAGCTGAACCTGGCCTATAACAGCCTCGCAGAATTCAACGGCAACGCGCTCGCGCAGCTCACCTCGCTGAACAAGTTGATCCTTCAGAGCACCGCTCTCAAGGAGCTCAGGCAAACCGACTTCGACGGCCTGACCAACCTCAAGTGGCTCGACCTCAGCGGAAACGGGTTTGAAGAGGTTCCGTTCAAAGGCCTCCACCGGCTCAGCTTGCTGCGTCATCTCGATCTGAGCAGAAATCCCATCACGGCCATCAAACCTTACAGTTTTTACAACCTAACGTCCCTGAGGAGTCTCTTTCTGAAGTACATGGTCGACCTGACGACCATCGAGGCCCACGCGTTCAGTGACGTCACGAGTCTCAAGAGCATAGATTTAAGCTTCTGTCACAGGCTGTCGATCATCGACAGGAGGGCGTTCACCTACAACGACTCTGACGCTAAGATTGACCTGGACGAGTTTTACGCTCGCCAGACGGGGCTGAAGACCCTGCCTGCGACCCTTCTGCGCTGGGAGTACGTCACCAAGGTGGACTTCGCCGAGAACGACTGGAAGTGCGACTGCAAGCTCGAATGGATGCCGCACGTCGTGAAAAGAGACGTCATCGACGCGAAGCTGAG GTGTGGCAGCCCTAAGGAACTGGAGGGCCGGCTGATCGCCAAGCTGAGCAGCGCCGACATGCCGTGCGCCGAGAGCGTCGCCGTGGAGCACCCTGGCTGGCAGGAGATCAACGTCGCCATGCGCGTAGCTCTGGGTCTCCTCATCACCGTCAGCGTCGTGCTGGCTATCATCATCGCCACGCTCCTTTACTTCAAGATACGCGCCAAGCCACACGTCTACCTCAGCTTGAAGCAGAGGTTCGGGTACAGCGCCGAGGAGTAG